A genomic region of Candidatus Dependentiae bacterium contains the following coding sequences:
- a CDS encoding phosphatidylglycerophosphatase A, with translation MLVRLFATLGPIGHRPFSGTWASLLTLPIIYGLSALDVSIVVYSGLIIGLVVAAWYAIEKSLAYFKHHDPRQIVIDEVVGCMVTFVAVPISFTSLAMGFVLFRLFDITKMLGIKKLESIRGPWGILLDDIAAGLLSNVILQLVLHADLM, from the coding sequence ATGCTTGTACGATTATTTGCCACCCTTGGCCCCATTGGGCATCGGCCATTTTCTGGGACCTGGGCAAGCTTATTAACATTGCCGATTATTTATGGACTTAGTGCTCTTGATGTTTCTATTGTTGTCTACAGCGGTTTAATCATAGGTTTGGTTGTAGCTGCGTGGTATGCAATTGAAAAGTCGCTTGCCTACTTCAAACATCATGACCCTAGACAGATAGTTATTGATGAGGTTGTCGGGTGCATGGTTACTTTTGTGGCAGTGCCAATTTCTTTTACATCGCTTGCCATGGGCTTTGTATTATTTCGCTTGTTTGATATCACCAAAATGTTGGGCATCAAAAAGCTCGAATCTATTCGTGGCCCCTGGGGAATACTTTTGGACGATATTGCAGCTGGGTTATTGAGTAACGTTATTTTACAACTAGTGCTGCATGCGGATTTGATGTGA
- a CDS encoding peptidylprolyl isomerase, translating into MNTKAKFGLALLFVPVIFLPSCGLLDCLKGKKDAAKVDGKVVVSMGGQAVITTESFKQEFDQLIEENPHLKSVLALMPDAKENFLKGMVNQEVVNKWVVDSKIDQSESYKKDKARMYCSVDRMLNTKYFGLEHPVQVTEVELTEFYDKNKNVMPDLMISRGGVKAVGVSFDKEADAKAFVAKVKETKDITKAAQAANVSKNLRDFKVVNDQSLGMDAELRDKVAALDKVPTVEVMQASDKSFWVVSATAKEDVKYRPFEQVKAGLEQYVSKEKRMELFDKEISKLKVDYNVVVNEEALKPEMPKEESSVALNEEVEAAQAESTQVAAVEPQPEATQVA; encoded by the coding sequence ATGAATACAAAGGCAAAATTTGGCCTAGCATTACTTTTTGTTCCGGTCATTTTCTTACCGAGCTGCGGATTATTAGATTGCCTAAAAGGTAAAAAAGATGCTGCTAAAGTAGATGGTAAAGTTGTTGTTTCAATGGGTGGACAAGCTGTTATTACCACCGAGAGCTTCAAACAAGAATTCGATCAATTAATTGAAGAAAATCCACATTTGAAATCAGTTCTTGCATTAATGCCAGATGCTAAAGAGAATTTCTTAAAAGGCATGGTAAATCAAGAAGTTGTTAACAAATGGGTTGTTGATAGCAAAATTGATCAATCAGAATCATACAAGAAAGATAAAGCTCGTATGTACTGCTCAGTTGATCGCATGCTGAACACCAAGTATTTTGGTCTAGAGCACCCAGTACAAGTTACTGAAGTTGAATTGACAGAGTTCTACGACAAAAACAAAAACGTTATGCCTGATCTTATGATTTCACGTGGCGGCGTAAAAGCAGTTGGCGTTTCATTCGATAAAGAAGCTGATGCTAAAGCATTTGTAGCTAAAGTTAAAGAAACTAAGGATATCACCAAAGCTGCGCAAGCTGCTAATGTAAGCAAAAACTTACGTGATTTCAAAGTTGTTAACGATCAAAGCTTAGGTATGGATGCTGAATTGCGCGACAAAGTAGCAGCACTTGATAAAGTTCCTACCGTTGAAGTAATGCAAGCTTCAGACAAATCTTTCTGGGTTGTTAGCGCGACTGCAAAAGAAGATGTTAAATACCGCCCATTCGAGCAAGTAAAAGCTGGTCTTGAGCAATACGTTTCTAAAGAAAAACGTATGGAATTATTCGACAAAGAAATTTCAAAACTTAAAGTTGATTACAATGTTGTAGTTAACGAAGAAGCTTTGAAGCCAGAAATGCCAAAAGAAGAATCATCAGTAGCTCTTAACGAAGAAGTTGAAGCTGCTCAAGCTGAATCTACACAAGTAGCAGCAGTTGAGCCACAACCTGAAGCTACACAAGTAGCGTAA
- the lspA gene encoding signal peptidase II, translating into MNRPMHFFQYIIVFLFCFQIDRITKGLALERAVDRYEINQFLSFELVFNRGVTGGLFGSDSPLLFLLLSLFIASIIAVLAVYAYFRWREDKSILGEVLTLAGAISNLLDRVLYQGVIDFVVLSWGDYTFPVFNIADVCIVLGVAIIFFVHVRE; encoded by the coding sequence ATGAATCGACCAATGCATTTTTTTCAATATATTATTGTATTTTTATTCTGCTTTCAGATTGACCGTATTACCAAAGGACTTGCACTTGAACGTGCGGTTGACCGTTATGAGATTAATCAATTCTTATCATTTGAATTGGTATTCAATCGTGGCGTGACCGGTGGTTTGTTTGGTTCTGATAGCCCACTATTATTTTTACTTTTGAGTCTGTTCATTGCATCCATTATTGCCGTCTTGGCGGTGTATGCTTATTTTCGGTGGCGTGAAGATAAATCCATTTTGGGAGAAGTGCTAACACTGGCTGGTGCGATTTCAAATCTACTCGATCGTGTTCTTTATCAAGGTGTGATTGATTTTGTGGTACTTTCGTGGGGTGATTATACCTTTCCGGTATTTAATATAGCTGATGTGTGCATTGTGCTTGGTGTCGCGATTATATTTTTTGTTCACGTACGGGAATAA
- the pheT gene encoding phenylalanine--tRNA ligase subunit beta: MKLSISWVFDHIDADWKKLDINDLIKRFNQMVAEIEGFTKLSIDLVPFTLAHVTRTDEKQTALFSQEWQQECLAPGRKGIQIGQLFLIKKTQKGFDWALATDLGSGKDAILPALFCDESEVAGAWKNSFETEDYILELDNKSVTHRPDMWGHRGFAREIAAMFDMPLKPASQFLADKKVTQYTKTVPATKTNPCAIDMQAPLVCKRLAGMYLDNVVTQPSLLWMVHRLVRVDARPIEAIVDMTNYVMLEWGQPMHAFDMAQLPTNRLVPRMARMGESLVLLDGQTVELTPEDLVISDGDKALALAGVMGGRDSGISASTTSIIVESACFDAVTIRRTATRYKKRTEASARFEKSLDPNQNTQAVARFLKLMHDAKIKAVESDEIFSVGDPAQESTIVIAHDVIEKRLGVVLSPEFVYNMLTKLEFKVAVTNGIYTITIPTFRATKDIRIKEDIIEEIGRFYGYTNLAPELPKLQLRPAELGWVYRQRTIKQLLAHTAKMRELYSYAFFDEEFLNHVAWQPKDTLEVQSPVSENWRRLATSLVPGLLKAVTTASSEHDALRFFELGRTWHASADVVEKKSLAGVFFDKKNVDFYDAKALLQPLFDALKLSVEWVKVNQPTSPWYAPYQTAELFYNGTKIGVAGKMHPTFLQAVCQGDAFIFELDADFLLTHQPALERCTRECKYPGMVRDISMLVARDTTVDMILHSIAQVNTKISSVTLQDFFEKEEWPDQRAMTFRFVISDQERTMTKEEADVIWDAVAVQVKAVGAVIR; this comes from the coding sequence ATGAAATTATCGATTTCCTGGGTTTTTGATCACATTGATGCAGATTGGAAAAAGCTTGATATTAACGATCTCATAAAGCGCTTTAACCAAATGGTTGCTGAAATTGAAGGGTTTACCAAGCTGTCCATTGATCTTGTGCCATTTACGTTAGCGCATGTCACACGTACTGATGAAAAACAGACAGCATTGTTTAGCCAGGAATGGCAACAAGAATGTCTTGCGCCAGGTCGCAAGGGCATTCAGATTGGTCAGTTATTTTTGATCAAAAAAACACAGAAAGGTTTCGATTGGGCATTGGCTACCGATTTGGGCAGTGGTAAAGATGCCATTTTACCAGCACTTTTTTGTGATGAGTCGGAAGTCGCCGGAGCTTGGAAGAACTCCTTTGAAACAGAAGATTACATTCTCGAGCTTGATAATAAATCGGTTACTCACCGTCCAGACATGTGGGGTCACCGTGGCTTTGCGCGCGAAATTGCAGCAATGTTTGATATGCCACTAAAGCCGGCCAGTCAATTTTTAGCAGATAAAAAAGTTACGCAGTACACAAAAACGGTACCTGCAACAAAAACTAATCCGTGCGCTATTGATATGCAAGCGCCGCTTGTGTGCAAACGACTTGCTGGCATGTATTTAGACAATGTTGTTACGCAACCATCATTATTATGGATGGTGCATCGCTTGGTGCGTGTTGATGCACGGCCAATTGAAGCAATCGTCGACATGACTAATTATGTCATGCTTGAATGGGGACAACCAATGCATGCGTTTGATATGGCACAATTGCCAACCAACAGATTAGTCCCACGCATGGCACGAATGGGCGAGTCATTAGTATTGCTTGATGGCCAAACGGTTGAACTGACACCAGAAGATTTAGTAATCAGCGATGGCGACAAAGCATTGGCATTAGCTGGTGTTATGGGCGGCCGCGACAGTGGCATTAGTGCATCTACCACATCTATTATTGTCGAATCGGCCTGTTTTGATGCGGTGACCATTCGTAGAACAGCTACTCGGTACAAAAAGCGAACCGAAGCTTCTGCTCGTTTTGAAAAGTCGTTGGACCCTAACCAAAACACTCAAGCAGTTGCTCGGTTTTTAAAATTAATGCACGATGCCAAAATCAAAGCTGTTGAATCAGACGAAATTTTTTCTGTGGGTGATCCAGCACAAGAAAGCACGATTGTCATAGCACATGATGTTATAGAAAAACGTCTGGGCGTGGTGCTGTCACCTGAATTTGTGTATAACATGCTCACCAAATTAGAGTTCAAGGTCGCGGTTACTAATGGTATCTACACCATTACCATTCCTACTTTTAGAGCTACCAAAGATATTCGTATTAAAGAAGATATCATTGAAGAGATTGGTCGTTTTTATGGGTATACAAATCTTGCGCCTGAACTGCCAAAATTACAATTACGGCCAGCCGAGCTTGGTTGGGTGTACCGTCAACGCACTATTAAACAGTTGTTGGCACACACCGCAAAAATGCGCGAGCTTTACTCTTATGCATTTTTTGATGAAGAATTTTTAAATCACGTTGCATGGCAACCAAAAGATACGCTAGAAGTCCAAAGTCCGGTTTCTGAAAACTGGCGACGCTTGGCGACATCGTTAGTTCCAGGATTGCTCAAAGCAGTAACGACTGCAAGTTCAGAACACGATGCTTTACGCTTTTTTGAATTAGGCCGCACATGGCATGCTAGTGCGGATGTTGTAGAGAAAAAATCTTTAGCGGGTGTTTTCTTTGATAAAAAGAATGTTGATTTTTATGATGCCAAGGCATTATTGCAACCACTGTTTGATGCACTAAAATTATCCGTTGAATGGGTGAAAGTTAATCAGCCAACATCGCCATGGTATGCGCCGTATCAAACAGCTGAGCTGTTCTATAACGGTACCAAGATTGGCGTAGCAGGCAAGATGCATCCAACATTTTTACAAGCAGTGTGCCAAGGTGATGCCTTTATTTTTGAATTAGATGCAGACTTTTTGTTGACTCATCAACCAGCTCTTGAACGTTGTACCAGAGAATGTAAGTATCCTGGCATGGTGCGCGACATCAGTATGCTTGTCGCACGAGACACAACCGTGGATATGATTTTGCATAGTATTGCACAGGTTAATACAAAAATCTCAAGCGTAACGTTGCAGGACTTCTTTGAAAAAGAAGAATGGCCAGATCAACGAGCAATGACTTTCCGTTTTGTGATTTCAGATCAAGAACGTACGATGACTAAAGAAGAAGCTGATGTTATATGGGATGCGGTAGCTGTACAAGTTAAAGCAGTCGGAGCAGTGATTCGATGA
- a CDS encoding ABC transporter ATP-binding protein, translating into MPSKCILAVNSLVKIFEPKGFFIREHPQGSFTAIDNISFTMQPGEIIGLLGTNGSGKSTIMQMLLGTVTPTSGTIEYFGKDFSSNRSEILQHIGFASSYIKLAPRLTIYENLDVFGRLYGLGHTERAHIIETFLKFFGLWDMRHKETATLSAGQTTRVMLAKAFFAKPKIVLLDEPTASLDPDIAYEMRQFVLQQQRDLGISILLASHNMDEVTELCNRVLVIKQGKLIANDTPALLASRIATSRVQLTIKEGLDRAVHYARHNALPHAVRNTTISIEINEQKVATLLTNLAHAKVAYAGVTIEKPTLQDYFLQIAEPSRTPSHKAGAAL; encoded by the coding sequence ATGCCCAGCAAATGTATTTTAGCCGTTAATTCATTAGTTAAAATTTTTGAACCCAAGGGTTTTTTCATCAGAGAACACCCCCAAGGAAGCTTTACGGCCATCGACAACATATCATTTACCATGCAACCCGGAGAAATTATTGGCCTTCTTGGCACTAATGGATCGGGCAAAAGTACCATCATGCAGATGCTGCTAGGAACCGTTACACCAACAAGCGGAACTATTGAATATTTTGGCAAAGATTTTTCCAGCAATCGATCAGAAATTTTACAACATATAGGCTTTGCAAGTTCATATATAAAACTTGCACCTCGACTCACCATTTATGAAAATTTGGATGTCTTTGGCAGACTTTACGGCCTTGGCCATACAGAACGAGCACATATTATTGAAACTTTCTTAAAGTTCTTTGGTCTTTGGGACATGCGCCATAAAGAAACTGCAACACTATCTGCAGGACAAACAACACGCGTTATGCTTGCTAAAGCATTTTTTGCCAAACCTAAAATTGTGCTTCTTGATGAACCCACCGCTTCGTTGGATCCCGACATCGCCTACGAAATGCGACAATTCGTCCTCCAACAACAACGAGACCTTGGCATCTCTATTCTCCTGGCATCGCACAATATGGATGAAGTAACAGAACTGTGCAATCGTGTTCTTGTCATAAAACAAGGCAAACTCATTGCAAATGATACACCGGCACTCCTTGCATCTCGCATTGCAACATCACGGGTGCAACTTACCATTAAAGAGGGTCTTGATAGAGCCGTGCATTATGCACGACACAACGCATTGCCTCATGCCGTACGCAACACCACTATCTCTATTGAGATCAACGAACAAAAAGTTGCAACGCTCCTTACTAATCTAGCACATGCTAAAGTTGCTTACGCGGGCGTTACTATCGAAAAACCAACATTACAAGATTACTTTTTACAAATTGCCGAACCCTCAAGAACACCATCACACAAAGCTGGTGCAGCCTTATGA
- a CDS encoding phosphoribosyltransferase family protein, producing MKFKDRVDAGQQLAEQLSRYKNIDDVVVLGLSRGGVVTAHAVAEALHLPLDVMVVKKIGSPSNDDLAVGALTAGGTTYFNKSVMEKYGITVENLVPIIEKAQEEVARRLKVYRDALPARNYMNKTVIVIDDGMVTGSTMQAAILSLKNLGAKKVVIAVPVSSAHALRELKAGVDEVLCLYESDTVLGVSQFYDSCESVTDDEVVALLGND from the coding sequence ATGAAGTTCAAAGATCGTGTTGATGCTGGCCAACAATTGGCTGAACAGTTGAGTCGTTATAAAAACATTGATGATGTTGTAGTGCTTGGTCTTTCTCGTGGCGGTGTGGTTACCGCTCATGCCGTAGCAGAAGCTTTGCATCTGCCGCTGGATGTTATGGTAGTAAAAAAAATTGGATCACCATCAAATGATGATCTTGCGGTTGGTGCTTTGACGGCAGGAGGCACTACTTATTTTAATAAGTCTGTAATGGAAAAATATGGCATTACTGTCGAAAATCTTGTGCCGATTATTGAAAAAGCACAAGAAGAGGTAGCGCGACGTCTGAAAGTATATCGCGATGCTTTGCCGGCCAGAAACTATATGAATAAAACCGTCATTGTGATAGACGATGGCATGGTTACCGGCTCAACCATGCAAGCTGCTATTCTGTCCTTAAAAAATCTGGGTGCCAAAAAGGTGGTTATTGCCGTGCCTGTTTCATCGGCACATGCGTTGCGTGAACTCAAAGCAGGAGTTGATGAAGTACTATGTTTGTATGAATCTGATACGGTACTAGGTGTCAGCCAATTTTATGATTCTTGTGAGTCGGTTACAGATGACGAAGTAGTAGCTCTGCTGGGCAATGATTAA
- a CDS encoding exonuclease SbcCD subunit D: MIRFIHTADVHFGMENYGKIDPETGIHSRLLDFERAFNACIDTAIKEEVDFLLFCGDAYKTTNPSPTQQKLMLKCLLRLYKANIPAVIIVGNHDNPLSFGKASSLDIFGDLPLEGFYVIDQPTTLVLQTKGGPVQIVGMPWPTRNTIALSTKHIFKNAIEITSYISQAVSHIIQDHAKKLDPTLPAVFGAHMTVSSGIFSGSEKRAIYGNDPVLLPSQLAIAPFDYIALGHLHRYQNLNPNGVPIVYSGSIERIDFGERKEDKGFCLVTIESKEKTTYEFIKTPMRPFIQIEVDLNAERNQTDQILDAIRAHNVNDAVVKILYHLTADRKDFVDLKVIQKALAGAMYVVGIIPIRPVAVRERRATMQVTMDLPTLLDTYFSAKAELKDKKDDLIKKTILLFEESKEKSEEAL, encoded by the coding sequence ATGATTCGTTTTATCCACACCGCTGACGTACATTTTGGAATGGAAAATTATGGCAAAATCGATCCGGAAACCGGGATTCATTCTCGGCTTTTGGATTTCGAGCGTGCTTTTAATGCTTGCATTGATACGGCCATAAAAGAAGAAGTAGATTTCTTGTTGTTTTGCGGCGACGCGTACAAAACAACCAACCCAAGCCCGACCCAACAAAAGTTGATGCTCAAATGTTTGTTACGATTATACAAAGCAAATATTCCTGCGGTTATTATTGTGGGCAACCACGACAACCCGCTCAGCTTTGGCAAAGCCAGCTCACTGGACATATTTGGCGACCTTCCTCTTGAAGGTTTTTATGTTATCGATCAACCGACAACCTTGGTGCTACAAACCAAGGGCGGCCCGGTTCAGATTGTAGGCATGCCATGGCCAACCCGCAACACTATTGCGCTATCGACAAAACATATTTTTAAAAATGCTATCGAGATTACTTCATACATTTCCCAAGCAGTTAGTCACATCATTCAAGATCATGCAAAAAAACTAGACCCAACGTTGCCTGCCGTATTTGGTGCGCATATGACGGTCAGCTCTGGCATATTTTCTGGTTCTGAAAAACGTGCAATTTATGGGAACGACCCGGTGCTGTTGCCCTCACAACTTGCCATTGCACCGTTTGATTACATTGCTCTGGGACATTTACACCGCTATCAAAACCTGAACCCCAACGGCGTGCCCATTGTGTATTCTGGCTCCATTGAACGCATAGATTTTGGCGAACGTAAAGAAGATAAAGGATTTTGCTTAGTCACTATCGAAAGCAAAGAAAAAACAACCTACGAATTTATTAAGACCCCTATGAGGCCGTTCATTCAAATTGAAGTTGACCTTAATGCCGAACGCAATCAAACCGACCAAATTCTTGACGCCATTCGCGCACACAACGTTAATGATGCTGTCGTTAAAATTCTGTATCACCTGACTGCCGATCGCAAAGACTTTGTTGATTTGAAAGTTATTCAAAAAGCATTAGCGGGTGCAATGTATGTGGTAGGCATTATCCCCATTCGCCCCGTGGCGGTTCGCGAACGTCGCGCTACTATGCAAGTGACCATGGATCTGCCAACACTTCTGGACACCTATTTTAGCGCCAAAGCTGAATTGAAAGATAAAAAAGATGATCTTATTAAAAAGACCATCCTTTTATTTGAAGAATCTAAAGAGAAATCTGAAGAAGCTCTTTAG
- a CDS encoding aquaporin, which translates to MKRFLSEVMGTFFLALAINFTANPLAIGFMFLVMVVLLAPISGAHCNPAVSLAMALRGRLAMAQLPVYMAAQVLGVSLVSVLVYLVTQQVMPAAVIPADKLLFVGIVELLLSFLFILTFLVVMTSNRFRNSEHQGLILGFALAAVAFFGGSYNPAIALGSIIANVVANGTMPGMNELLVYVLVPFVGAGLAVLKYNWCYRENGQ; encoded by the coding sequence ATGAAACGTTTTTTATCTGAAGTAATGGGCACGTTTTTTCTTGCCCTTGCTATTAATTTTACCGCTAATCCATTAGCGATAGGCTTTATGTTTTTGGTAATGGTGGTTCTTCTAGCACCAATTTCGGGGGCTCATTGCAATCCAGCTGTTTCTTTGGCAATGGCGTTACGTGGCAGATTAGCCATGGCACAACTGCCAGTATATATGGCAGCACAAGTTCTTGGTGTTTCGTTGGTGTCGGTGCTTGTGTACCTTGTTACCCAACAGGTTATGCCTGCGGCGGTTATTCCTGCTGACAAGCTCTTGTTTGTTGGTATTGTAGAATTATTATTAAGTTTCCTATTTATCTTAACATTCTTGGTGGTGATGACTTCTAATAGATTTAGAAACAGTGAGCACCAAGGTCTTATTCTTGGTTTTGCTTTAGCGGCAGTTGCCTTCTTTGGTGGCAGCTATAACCCTGCTATTGCGCTTGGTTCTATTATTGCTAATGTAGTGGCCAATGGCACCATGCCAGGCATGAATGAATTGCTTGTGTATGTTCTTGTGCCATTTGTTGGTGCCGGCCTAGCGGTATTGAAATACAATTGGTGTTATAGAGAGAACGGACAATAG
- a CDS encoding peptidylprolyl isomerase, which translates to MKIKNVVMVSLLAITMSAYGVDAKIQADAGAAESKKTKTTNKKQARATQVKKDTTPVAVATKQTSKVAEQEDKNIKLPANAYLLDTVEAVVFGQEGTKIITRAELERPSLDGRFRTLDDLVYENLMILDAQRFKMVLDEDMIDKHLAAVQRENNLKPDDLKNIFNAAGYTQEDGRRQFGVISIINQLLDFKIRSRLIVPEKEVVAYYNANPEMQDASYYIQRAFIPFAYDRSTQEQQAEIQRFLDDNIGLVEIDWQEPFWIEEAELAQSMKFITTMEVGCIGELKETEEGFELFKLVEKKPARALSLEERYRTIAELLRRPRYEQLLTEYKKQLMDGASVTYLTAQ; encoded by the coding sequence ATGAAAATAAAAAATGTAGTAATGGTGAGTTTGCTCGCGATAACCATGTCAGCGTATGGGGTTGATGCCAAAATTCAAGCTGATGCCGGTGCTGCCGAATCAAAAAAAACAAAAACCACAAACAAAAAACAAGCTCGTGCAACGCAGGTAAAAAAAGATACAACTCCTGTAGCCGTGGCAACAAAACAAACTTCAAAGGTTGCAGAGCAAGAAGATAAGAATATAAAGCTTCCCGCCAATGCTTACTTGTTGGACACTGTAGAAGCGGTTGTTTTCGGACAAGAGGGCACCAAAATTATTACGCGTGCTGAGCTTGAACGTCCAAGCTTGGATGGTAGATTTCGTACCCTTGATGATTTGGTGTACGAAAATTTAATGATACTCGATGCTCAACGCTTTAAAATGGTTCTTGATGAAGATATGATTGATAAGCATTTAGCGGCGGTGCAACGAGAAAATAACCTCAAACCTGATGATTTGAAAAACATCTTTAATGCTGCCGGGTATACGCAAGAGGATGGTCGTCGACAATTTGGTGTTATTTCTATCATTAATCAATTATTAGATTTTAAAATTCGCTCACGATTGATTGTCCCAGAAAAGGAAGTTGTAGCCTATTACAATGCAAACCCTGAAATGCAAGACGCTTCATATTATATTCAACGAGCATTCATTCCTTTTGCCTACGATAGAAGCACGCAAGAACAACAGGCTGAAATTCAACGATTTCTTGATGATAACATTGGTCTTGTAGAAATTGATTGGCAAGAGCCATTCTGGATTGAAGAAGCTGAATTAGCTCAATCTATGAAATTCATTACGACTATGGAAGTTGGTTGTATTGGAGAGCTAAAAGAAACTGAAGAAGGCTTTGAGTTATTCAAACTCGTGGAGAAAAAGCCAGCTCGTGCATTAAGCCTTGAAGAACGCTATCGCACGATTGCCGAATTACTCAGACGGCCTCGGTATGAACAGCTGTTAACTGAGTATAAAAAGCAGTTAATGGACGGTGCGTCAGTCACCTACTTAACCGCTCAATAA
- a CDS encoding ankyrin repeat domain-containing protein — protein sequence MKRSRSNIIIYIKSCCRVTNFKRLLGKIMSDKRINKRVNDYDHVTGRTPFMDAVCFGNKDEVIALLSAGAKINLQSTNEGSDPSGSTALMYAAERGYKEIVDILIKAGANVNIRNSIGRTAIMFRSSQDRSPDLGKWFAISKKGEDYKDIIDTLIKAGAEVNAQDEDGRTALILTIVWVHPYAEWVVNALLKAGADVNIRDKSGQSAFAYSTHGYPFSRSDDIIAAALINHGVDDLSFKDRYGQTALMNACVFGGRDTVAALIKAGVDLNVPDQNGQTALMKVVERNEQLVDQGNGVVWRYEDVLDALLKAGADVNVQDKNGQTALMKAACGGKESMVMALLLVGADTTITDKHGDTAEMFAMKSDHSEIVKLLQEKNKTT from the coding sequence ATGAAGAGATCTCGCAGCAATATTATAATTTATATCAAAAGTTGCTGTAGGGTTACCAACTTTAAAAGATTGCTAGGAAAAATAATGTCAGATAAAAGAATCAATAAGAGAGTAAATGATTATGATCATGTAACGGGCAGAACTCCGTTTATGGATGCTGTTTGCTTTGGTAACAAGGATGAGGTTATTGCATTACTATCAGCTGGTGCGAAGATAAATCTTCAAAGTACCAATGAAGGTTCTGACCCTAGTGGTAGTACTGCTCTTATGTATGCTGCCGAAAGGGGGTATAAGGAGATAGTTGATATATTAATTAAGGCTGGCGCCAATGTTAATATTCGTAATTCAATTGGTAGAACAGCTATTATGTTTCGGTCTTCTCAAGACCGATCGCCCGATCTTGGAAAATGGTTTGCAATCAGTAAAAAAGGTGAGGATTATAAAGATATAATAGATACGTTAATTAAAGCTGGTGCAGAGGTGAACGCTCAAGATGAAGATGGCAGAACGGCTCTTATCTTAACGATTGTTTGGGTTCATCCTTATGCTGAATGGGTAGTTAATGCATTATTGAAGGCCGGAGCGGATGTTAATATTCGCGATAAATCGGGTCAAAGTGCCTTTGCTTATAGCACGCATGGTTACCCTTTTAGTAGGAGTGATGATATCATTGCTGCTGCATTAATTAACCATGGCGTTGATGATCTTTCTTTTAAAGATAGGTATGGCCAAACCGCTCTCATGAATGCTTGCGTCTTTGGAGGCAGAGATACCGTTGCTGCATTAATCAAGGCTGGTGTTGATCTTAATGTTCCTGACCAGAATGGCCAAACAGCATTAATGAAGGTTGTTGAGCGTAATGAGCAGCTCGTGGATCAAGGAAATGGTGTGGTATGGCGATATGAAGATGTATTGGATGCATTATTGAAGGCTGGAGCGGATGTTAATGTTCAGGATAAGAACGGTCAAACGGCTCTCATGAAAGCTGCTTGTGGCGGAAAAGAAAGTATGGTTATGGCATTACTTCTAGTCGGTGCTGATACAACTATTACTGATAAACATGGCGATACAGCTGAAATGTTTGCCATGAAGAGTGATCATTCTGAGATAGTAAAACTTTTACAAGAAAAAAATAAAACCACTTAG
- a CDS encoding phosphoribosyltransferase family protein has protein sequence MNIHLAKFSSFIYAIPNVLIDLLSPPICAHCKDFVPQRVVFCDSCAIKLEPVVTIMLPITATISVKLCAAAAYKEPIKTLIMAKHWSDEVASYQLGQLIWERTDVKTVACDYIIPIPLHWTRFAKRGFNQAEEIAQMLSKNNGKRVVNILSRVKKTSFQAGLKSADRIANVHEAFALKGHDKSLYKDKHLMLVDDLCTTGSTVRAAAKVLLSLKPSSITVVVASRVID, from the coding sequence GTGAACATACACTTAGCAAAATTTTCTTCCTTTATATACGCAATCCCCAATGTATTAATCGATCTCCTATCGCCTCCCATCTGCGCGCATTGCAAAGATTTTGTGCCACAACGTGTGGTATTTTGTGATTCATGCGCCATCAAACTAGAGCCGGTCGTAACAATTATGTTGCCGATTACCGCAACTATTTCGGTAAAGTTATGTGCAGCGGCGGCCTATAAAGAACCCATTAAAACATTAATTATGGCTAAGCACTGGTCGGATGAGGTTGCCAGTTATCAGTTGGGCCAGTTGATTTGGGAACGCACTGATGTAAAGACTGTTGCGTGTGATTATATCATCCCGATTCCTTTACATTGGACTAGGTTTGCCAAGCGTGGTTTTAATCAAGCGGAAGAAATTGCACAGATGCTGAGTAAAAATAATGGTAAACGGGTAGTGAATATACTAAGCCGTGTAAAAAAGACGTCATTCCAAGCTGGGCTAAAATCGGCCGATCGTATTGCCAACGTGCATGAAGCATTCGCGTTAAAGGGTCACGATAAGAGTTTGTATAAAGATAAGCATTTGATGCTTGTTGACGACTTGTGTACAACGGGCTCAACAGTACGTGCGGCAGCAAAAGTATTATTGAGCCTCAAGCCTTCGTCTATTACTGTTGTTGTTGCGTCTCGGGTGATTGATTAA